In a genomic window of Hyphomonas sp.:
- a CDS encoding SulP family inorganic anion transporter encodes MTPKILTTLQTYSGPLFLADLFAGVTVALVAIPLSLAIAIASGADPAAGLVTAIIAGFLISALGGSRVQIGGPTGAFIVVVFGVIAAHGYDGLVLATFMAGIILVLAGLMRAGNLISFVPEAVVNGFTIGIAIIIAASQVRDLFGLQVEHLPAEFVGKVEALWAARSSVNWHALGIGAATMALIAGLRRIAPRFPGLIVAVGLTSAAVALLDLPVETIGSRFGALPSQLPAPRLPGVGLDRIVELLPSAFVIAFLAGVESLLSAMVADRMTGGQYRRNAEVMAQGAANIGSALFGGLPATGAIARTATNVRAGGKTPIAGIVHAFTILLAVLFAAPLAGYLAMPALAGLLMLTAWNMSEPHKWRGYLSEEAANIVLLLITLVLTVVADLTIAIGVGVSLGLAIRLRRRHVPPADWNTPDR; translated from the coding sequence ATGACACCGAAGATACTCACCACATTGCAAACCTATTCCGGGCCGCTCTTCCTGGCCGATCTGTTTGCCGGCGTAACTGTTGCCCTGGTGGCCATTCCGCTTAGCCTGGCGATTGCCATAGCCTCCGGGGCTGATCCGGCGGCCGGTCTCGTGACGGCCATCATCGCAGGTTTCCTGATCTCTGCGCTGGGCGGTAGCCGGGTGCAGATCGGCGGGCCGACGGGCGCCTTCATCGTGGTCGTGTTCGGCGTGATCGCCGCGCACGGGTATGATGGGCTTGTGCTGGCCACGTTCATGGCAGGGATCATCCTTGTGCTGGCGGGCCTGATGCGGGCCGGCAATCTGATCAGCTTCGTTCCGGAAGCCGTGGTGAACGGATTCACCATTGGCATTGCCATCATCATCGCGGCGAGTCAGGTGCGGGACCTGTTCGGGCTGCAGGTGGAACACCTGCCCGCCGAATTCGTGGGCAAGGTCGAAGCCCTGTGGGCGGCGCGGTCGAGTGTCAATTGGCACGCTCTGGGCATCGGCGCGGCGACCATGGCCCTGATTGCCGGACTGCGCCGGATCGCGCCCAGATTTCCAGGACTGATCGTGGCGGTGGGCCTGACATCAGCAGCCGTGGCGTTACTAGACCTGCCGGTCGAGACGATCGGCAGCCGGTTTGGCGCCTTGCCGAGTCAGCTGCCGGCCCCCCGTCTGCCGGGGGTGGGGCTGGACCGGATCGTGGAATTGCTGCCCTCGGCCTTCGTGATTGCTTTTCTGGCCGGGGTGGAGTCCCTGTTGTCGGCGATGGTGGCGGACCGGATGACCGGCGGGCAATACCGGCGTAATGCGGAAGTGATGGCGCAGGGGGCGGCCAATATCGGATCGGCGCTGTTTGGTGGCCTGCCTGCCACCGGTGCAATCGCCCGGACGGCGACCAATGTGCGCGCCGGTGGCAAGACCCCGATTGCCGGCATTGTCCACGCATTCACCATTTTGCTGGCCGTGCTGTTTGCAGCCCCGCTTGCCGGATACCTGGCCATGCCGGCCCTGGCAGGCCTGCTGATGCTGACCGCCTGGAACATGAGCGAACCGCACAAATGGCGCGGCTATCTGAGTGAAGAGGCAGCGAATATTGTCCTGCTGCTGATCACGCTTGTGCTGACGGTCGTCGCGGACCTGACCATTGCGATTGGGGTGGGCGTTTCCCTTGGCCTGGCCATCCGGCTGCGCCGGCGCCATGTGCCGCCTGCGGACTGGAACACGCCGGACCGCTAG
- the glmU gene encoding bifunctional UDP-N-acetylglucosamine diphosphorylase/glucosamine-1-phosphate N-acetyltransferase GlmU, with protein MDTPTRQRAAVILAAGKGTRMKSSLPKVMHKVAGRPMIDWSVDLARGVGCSRIVVVGHPSQDVLIEHVSSTLGEGSLAYQDPPMGTGHAVRCAEDALDGFEGDLVVLYGDSPLVPASAIEHLFESLAEGAAIGVLGFDAAEPGLYGRLITSGAGDLEAIVEAREATPEQLDVTLCNSGVMAGEAATMFRLLRNVTNDNAKGEYYLTDLVALARSEDLTCRAVRCDEDDLIGCDSKADLAEAEAIFQSRRRSAAMADGVSLIAPETVWFSHDTVVEADVVIEPNVVFGPGVTVRTGAMIRAFSHLEGAEIGTGCSVGPFARLRPGTVMAKDAFVGNFVEVKNTRMGEGAKASHLSYLGDGEIGADVNIGAGTIFCNYDGFLKYETKIGDGAFIGSNSALVAPVSIGRGAIIGSGSVITKPVDEDALAVARGRQKQMDGWAKGFRDRKAAEKADGKKG; from the coding sequence GTGGACACACCGACCAGACAGCGCGCCGCCGTAATCCTCGCCGCGGGCAAGGGCACGCGGATGAAGTCGAGCCTGCCGAAGGTGATGCACAAGGTGGCCGGACGTCCCATGATCGACTGGTCGGTTGACCTGGCCCGGGGCGTTGGGTGCTCTCGCATCGTGGTGGTCGGCCATCCTTCACAGGATGTGCTGATCGAACATGTCAGCAGCACGCTTGGCGAAGGCAGCCTTGCCTATCAGGACCCGCCAATGGGCACGGGCCATGCTGTCCGGTGCGCCGAGGACGCGCTGGACGGTTTCGAAGGCGATCTCGTCGTGTTGTATGGCGACAGCCCGCTGGTGCCAGCTTCTGCCATCGAGCACTTGTTCGAAAGCCTGGCCGAAGGCGCCGCCATTGGCGTGCTGGGCTTCGACGCGGCAGAGCCCGGTCTCTACGGTCGGCTGATCACGTCGGGCGCAGGTGATCTGGAAGCCATTGTGGAAGCCAGGGAAGCGACCCCGGAACAGCTTGACGTGACGCTGTGCAATTCCGGCGTCATGGCTGGCGAGGCGGCCACCATGTTCCGCCTCCTGCGGAACGTGACCAATGACAATGCCAAGGGCGAATACTATCTGACCGACCTTGTCGCGCTGGCGCGGTCAGAAGATCTGACGTGCAGGGCGGTCCGTTGCGATGAGGACGATCTGATCGGGTGCGATTCAAAGGCGGATCTGGCCGAAGCCGAGGCCATCTTCCAGAGTCGGCGCCGGTCGGCCGCGATGGCCGACGGGGTCTCCCTGATTGCGCCGGAGACGGTCTGGTTCTCTCACGATACCGTGGTCGAGGCAGACGTCGTGATCGAGCCGAATGTCGTATTCGGCCCCGGCGTGACGGTGCGCACAGGCGCGATGATCCGGGCATTCAGTCATCTGGAAGGGGCCGAAATCGGGACCGGCTGTTCGGTCGGCCCGTTTGCGCGGCTGCGGCCTGGAACGGTGATGGCGAAAGATGCCTTTGTCGGGAATTTCGTTGAAGTGAAGAATACGCGGATGGGTGAAGGCGCCAAGGCGAGCCACCTGTCCTATCTGGGCGATGGCGAGATCGGCGCGGACGTGAACATCGGGGCCGGGACGATCTTCTGCAATTATGATGGCTTTCTGAAATACGAGACGAAGATTGGCGACGGGGCCTTCATCGGGTCCAACAGCGCCCTGGTGGCTCCGGTCTCGATTGGACGCGGGGCGATTATCGGCTCCGGCAGTGTGATCACGAAGCCGGTGGACGAGGATGCCCTGGCTGTGGCGCGGGGGCGGCAAAAGCAGATGGATGGATGGGCAAAGGGCTTCCGGGACCGCAAGGCCGCGGAAAAGGCAGACGGGAAAAAGGGCTGA
- a CDS encoding glycosyltransferase N-terminal domain-containing protein has product MTAAIHLYRNLTRAAAPFLGGVLKHRARAGKEDYGRINERLARNLPRRMPGGTLVWLHGASVGESQLLLELGQRLLDIRPDLLLLFTSQTQTSARLIGPALPDRAIHLMAPLDTPGIARRFIRHWQPDLCIFGEGEFWPNLILEAERAGARRALVNGRMTDSSATGWQKLSGAFQRLVGRFDVVLAADTDTARRLESLLGRPVPSTGNMKSALPPPSASEVETRRLREGFLGDRRCILAASTHAGEEALFLDALKGADDTALIIAPRHPDRGDDVEALLRARGLPFARRSRGEVPTPRTRVLLADTMGEMGLWYRLADSVFLGGGHTPGVGGHNPLEPVRLGRPVVTGPDVFNFATMMDSLEKQGLIRRLKTPKAIGKALMTMAAPTEDALSALAQEADAPMTLTLEALLPLLPEPGLLQ; this is encoded by the coding sequence ATGACTGCAGCGATCCATCTCTATCGCAATCTCACGCGGGCAGCCGCTCCCTTTCTGGGAGGCGTGCTGAAGCACCGTGCCCGCGCCGGCAAGGAAGACTATGGCCGCATCAATGAGCGCCTCGCCCGCAACCTGCCGCGCCGCATGCCGGGCGGCACGCTGGTCTGGCTGCATGGGGCCAGTGTCGGTGAAAGCCAGTTGCTGCTCGAACTTGGTCAGCGTCTTCTGGACATTCGTCCCGACCTCCTGCTTCTGTTCACCAGCCAGACCCAGACTTCGGCCCGCCTGATCGGGCCGGCCCTGCCGGATCGCGCCATTCATCTGATGGCCCCGCTCGATACGCCGGGCATTGCGCGCCGGTTCATCCGACACTGGCAGCCGGACCTCTGCATCTTCGGGGAGGGCGAATTCTGGCCCAATCTGATCCTGGAAGCAGAGCGGGCAGGCGCGCGGCGCGCCTTGGTCAATGGCCGCATGACCGATTCCTCCGCGACAGGCTGGCAGAAACTGAGCGGCGCGTTCCAGCGCCTGGTCGGACGCTTCGATGTCGTTCTCGCTGCGGATACAGACACCGCCCGCCGGCTGGAATCCCTGCTCGGACGACCGGTGCCATCGACCGGCAACATGAAATCGGCCCTGCCGCCCCCTTCGGCCAGCGAAGTCGAAACCCGCCGCCTGCGGGAAGGCTTTCTGGGGGATCGGCGCTGCATCCTGGCGGCATCCACGCACGCAGGCGAAGAAGCCCTCTTCCTCGACGCCCTAAAGGGCGCGGACGACACGGCGCTGATCATCGCTCCCCGCCATCCGGATCGGGGGGATGACGTCGAAGCCCTGTTGCGCGCCCGTGGCCTGCCCTTCGCGCGTCGCTCGCGCGGTGAAGTGCCGACGCCACGCACACGGGTCCTGCTGGCAGACACGATGGGGGAGATGGGCCTCTGGTACCGGCTCGCCGATTCCGTTTTCCTTGGCGGCGGCCACACGCCGGGTGTCGGCGGTCACAATCCGCTCGAGCCGGTCCGGCTCGGCCGTCCTGTCGTGACCGGTCCGGACGTCTTCAACTTCGCCACAATGATGGACAGTCTGGAAAAACAGGGCCTGATCCGCCGGCTCAAGACGCCAAAGGCGATCGGCAAGGCGCTGATGACCATGGCGGCGCCGACGGAAGATGCGCTGTCTGCACTGGCACAGGAAGCGGACGCGCCAATGACGCTGACGCTCGAGGCATTACTGCCGCTTCTGCCCGAACCGGGCCTGCTGCAATGA
- a CDS encoding HAD family hydrolase, whose product MSKTLNGWTIVFDLDGTLVNTAPDLLDALNHVLAHADLSPVTLDTIETMIGRGARAMIVQGLQTHGIIPSDADLDAFFDQFIAYYADHLADNSHPFDEAVPALEALAAKGAILAVCTNKTQALTDRLLQALGLSHHFATIVGADSVPRRKPDGDHILRTVRAAGGEPARTVMIGDSRTDERAARNAGLPFIFVPFGYEEESPDQLKPDVVLTHYSELVSVLEDWVS is encoded by the coding sequence ATGTCGAAAACCCTGAACGGATGGACCATTGTCTTTGATCTCGACGGCACCCTGGTGAACACCGCACCGGACCTGCTGGACGCGTTGAACCATGTCCTGGCCCATGCCGACCTGTCTCCGGTGACACTCGACACAATCGAGACCATGATCGGCCGGGGCGCGCGCGCAATGATCGTCCAGGGGCTGCAGACCCACGGTATCATACCGTCAGACGCCGATCTGGACGCCTTCTTTGATCAGTTCATCGCCTATTATGCAGACCATCTCGCGGACAATTCCCACCCCTTTGACGAGGCGGTGCCGGCGCTCGAGGCGCTCGCAGCGAAAGGGGCAATCCTGGCCGTCTGCACCAACAAGACCCAGGCCCTGACCGACCGGCTGCTCCAGGCGCTTGGCCTCTCCCACCATTTCGCCACGATTGTCGGCGCCGACAGCGTGCCGCGCCGCAAGCCGGATGGGGACCATATCCTGCGCACGGTGCGGGCGGCGGGCGGCGAGCCAGCCCGAACTGTCATGATCGGGGACTCCCGGACAGACGAAAGGGCAGCCCGGAATGCCGGACTGCCCTTCATTTTCGTCCCGTTCGGGTACGAGGAGGAATCTCCAGATCAGCTCAAGCCGGATGTCGTGCTGACGCACTATTCAGAGCTTGTTTCCGTACTGGAAGATTGGGTCAGCTAA
- a CDS encoding lysophospholipid acyltransferase family protein → MTQTAPKYVRPKDIDNRASFWQRVQWRLETVAWDFIYWGPMKLLGPDRASDFGGWLMKKIGPRLSQHKTVKRNLKLAFPDWSEARIDETALAAWESAGRVAGELPHLPSIDPYTSGRVEIIGLDILDRIKSSDAGAVFISGHFANWEIMPATITQRLPEAVMTYRALNNPHIDRRISDLRAAYGTQVNAPKGIGTRELMRALSKGHPIALMNDQKFNEGIAVPFFGHEAMTAPGPTRLAMKYGVPIVPVSTVRTGPARFRITFHEPFVPETTGDETADIRRSVQRITDFIEAQIRANPGQWFWQHRRWPKEAWKAAGIS, encoded by the coding sequence ATGACCCAGACCGCGCCGAAATACGTCCGCCCCAAGGATATCGATAACCGCGCCAGCTTCTGGCAGCGCGTCCAGTGGCGGCTGGAGACCGTGGCCTGGGATTTCATCTATTGGGGACCGATGAAACTGCTCGGGCCGGATCGTGCGTCGGATTTCGGCGGCTGGCTGATGAAGAAGATCGGCCCCCGGCTGTCCCAGCACAAAACCGTCAAGCGCAATCTCAAACTCGCCTTCCCGGACTGGTCTGAGGCCCGGATCGATGAGACGGCCCTGGCCGCCTGGGAAAGCGCCGGCCGTGTGGCGGGTGAACTGCCACACCTGCCCTCCATCGATCCGTACACATCGGGACGGGTAGAGATCATCGGCCTCGACATCCTCGATCGCATCAAGAGCAGCGATGCAGGCGCGGTGTTCATTTCCGGCCATTTCGCAAATTGGGAGATCATGCCGGCCACGATCACCCAGCGCCTGCCCGAAGCCGTCATGACCTATCGTGCGCTCAACAACCCCCATATCGACCGGCGCATCTCGGATCTGCGCGCCGCCTATGGCACACAGGTCAACGCGCCCAAGGGCATCGGCACGCGCGAACTCATGCGCGCCCTTTCCAAAGGCCACCCCATCGCGCTGATGAACGACCAGAAATTCAATGAGGGGATTGCCGTCCCGTTCTTCGGCCACGAAGCCATGACTGCGCCCGGCCCGACCCGGCTCGCCATGAAATATGGCGTTCCCATCGTCCCGGTCTCCACCGTCCGCACCGGACCGGCCCGCTTCCGCATCACCTTTCACGAGCCGTTCGTGCCGGAAACAACCGGTGACGAAACCGCCGATATCCGCCGCAGCGTTCAGCGCATCACGGATTTCATAGAGGCACAGATACGCGCCAATCCCGGCCAGTGGTTCTGGCAACATCGCCGCTGGCCCAAGGAGGCCTGGAAGGCGGCCGGCATTTCCTGA
- a CDS encoding EAL domain-containing protein: MTGFSLPTSILDKHAESSRQAINSALSAIRQHLGMPIAYVSEFVDGDSVFRYVDAPGLEHLIKPGDSRDLTEVYCLHILEGRLPELIPDTSQNPLALAMPITREIPIGAHMSIPIHLEDGTPYGMFCCLGPEPNTSLNERDLETMRLFANLAAQHIDKDHEQRRRLQEMRARILDTLDTSAFAIAYQPIVDLGQMRPSGYEALCRFSAEPYRSPDVWFDEAAAVGLSVELELASIRQAVRRIPEIGPDQYISVNASPSTVMSDQFAQSFLSLPLDRILLEITEHAVIDDYDAFTKVLRPLRHAGLRLAVDDAGAGHSSLRHIVQLNPDYVKVDMSLTRNVDSDLARRALIGALLFYTRETSAHIIAEGIETEAELDTLKLLGVRRGQGYLLGRPAPQIVRTLDLFSEAS; this comes from the coding sequence ATGACGGGATTCTCACTCCCCACATCCATACTGGACAAGCACGCGGAGTCCTCGCGGCAGGCGATCAACTCTGCCCTCAGCGCCATTCGACAGCATCTCGGCATGCCGATCGCCTACGTTTCCGAATTCGTGGATGGGGATTCGGTATTCCGCTATGTCGATGCGCCGGGGCTCGAACATCTCATCAAGCCCGGTGACAGCCGCGACCTGACGGAAGTCTATTGCCTGCACATCCTTGAAGGACGCCTCCCGGAACTCATTCCGGATACGTCGCAAAACCCTCTGGCGCTTGCGATGCCCATTACGCGGGAAATTCCCATCGGCGCCCATATGAGCATTCCGATCCATCTGGAGGATGGAACGCCGTATGGCATGTTCTGCTGCCTCGGGCCGGAGCCGAACACCAGCCTGAATGAGCGCGATCTCGAGACCATGCGCCTGTTCGCCAATCTGGCGGCCCAGCATATCGACAAGGATCATGAGCAGCGGCGGCGTCTGCAGGAAATGCGTGCCCGCATCCTCGACACGCTCGACACCAGCGCGTTCGCCATCGCCTATCAGCCCATTGTCGATCTCGGCCAGATGCGTCCGTCCGGCTATGAGGCGCTCTGCCGCTTCTCGGCCGAGCCCTATCGCTCTCCGGATGTCTGGTTCGATGAGGCGGCAGCCGTCGGTCTGTCGGTCGAACTGGAACTGGCCTCGATCCGCCAGGCCGTTCGCCGCATCCCGGAAATCGGACCGGACCAGTATATTTCGGTCAATGCGTCCCCCTCGACCGTGATGAGCGACCAGTTTGCACAGAGCTTTCTGTCCCTGCCGCTCGACCGCATCCTGCTCGAGATCACCGAGCATGCCGTGATTGACGATTATGACGCCTTTACCAAGGTGCTGCGCCCGTTGCGCCATGCCGGCCTCCGGCTGGCGGTTGATGATGCCGGCGCAGGCCATTCCTCGCTCCGCCACATCGTCCAGCTCAATCCGGATTATGTGAAGGTCGACATGAGCCTGACCCGTAATGTCGATTCCGACCTGGCCCGACGGGCCCTGATCGGCGCGCTCCTGTTCTACACTCGCGAGACCTCAGCCCACATCATCGCCGAAGGCATCGAGACCGAAGCGGAACTCGACACGCTGAAACTGCTCGGTGTCCGCCGGGGCCAGGGCTATCTGCTCGGGCGGCCTGCCCCGCAAATCGTCCGGACCCTGGACCTGTTCAGCGAGGCCTCCTGA
- the rpiA gene encoding ribose-5-phosphate isomerase RpiA, which yields MANEHEKENAAIAAMEYVEDGMTIGLGTGSTAKYFVELLAEEVADGLVVRCIETSEQTRRLASSLGVPLIPFEQVERIHLTVDGADEVDPQGQLIKGGGAALLREKIIANASDHMVVIADPSKQVERLGKFPLPVEVTPFGYTITAKLVYDVLAASGIDRPRVELRSLSNGELVVTDGGNHILDCHCGRIPDAEALAARLSNVPGVVEHGLFIGLARTVIIGNENGATVFEFS from the coding sequence ATGGCGAACGAACACGAGAAGGAAAACGCGGCGATCGCAGCGATGGAATATGTCGAGGACGGCATGACCATCGGGCTCGGCACCGGATCGACGGCGAAATACTTTGTCGAATTGCTGGCCGAGGAGGTTGCCGATGGCCTGGTCGTGCGGTGCATCGAGACCAGTGAACAGACCCGCCGCCTGGCGAGCAGCCTGGGCGTTCCACTGATCCCGTTCGAGCAGGTGGAGCGCATTCACCTGACCGTGGACGGGGCCGATGAAGTCGACCCCCAGGGACAGCTGATCAAGGGCGGCGGGGCCGCGCTGTTGCGAGAAAAGATCATCGCCAATGCCAGCGATCACATGGTCGTGATTGCCGATCCGTCGAAACAGGTGGAGCGACTGGGCAAGTTTCCGCTGCCGGTGGAGGTTACGCCGTTCGGCTACACGATCACTGCCAAGCTGGTGTACGACGTGCTGGCGGCCTCGGGGATTGACCGGCCGCGGGTTGAATTGCGGTCACTTTCCAATGGCGAACTGGTCGTGACAGATGGCGGCAATCACATTCTCGATTGCCATTGCGGACGGATCCCCGATGCCGAGGCGCTGGCGGCGCGCCTGTCCAATGTGCCGGGAGTTGTCGAGCATGGCTTGTTCATCGGTCTGGCGCGGACCGTGATCATCGGCAATGAGAATGGGGCCACGGTGTTTGAATTCTCATGA
- the gor gene encoding glutathione-disulfide reductase, which produces MTDVTYDFDLFVIGGGSGGVRAGRLAALSGAKVGLAEEYRMGGTCVIRGCVPKKFMVYASRYGKDIRKADGYGWSTGDVSYDHAKFATAMHAEVDRLSGIYFRNLKNAGVEIFEDRAEFVDRHTLRLKNSGKTITARKILVAVGGRPWRPSEQELPGVEHTITSDEIFHLDGLPKHLVIAGGGYIAVEFAHVFAGLGVPTCLVYRGEEVLRGFDADVRTEVHEGLKEAGVQVITGTVFETIEKRDGADLPLRLTLKNGHSLDCDVVMMGVGRRPNTEGLGCENAGITLDGKGAIPVDEWSRTEVDNIWAVGDVTDRVALTPVAIREGHAFAETEFYDKPWHFDHSDIPTAVFTQPEVGTVGMTEADARKEFGEIDIYKTRFRPMKNALNGDQSRTLMKLVVRASDERVLGVHIVGDDAAEMIQIAGIAVKMGATKPDFDRTCALHPSSAEELVTMRQKWVPDVQAV; this is translated from the coding sequence ATGACTGATGTGACCTATGACTTCGACCTATTCGTGATTGGCGGAGGGTCGGGCGGAGTCCGGGCCGGGCGTCTGGCGGCGCTCTCGGGCGCGAAAGTGGGTCTGGCGGAAGAGTACCGGATGGGCGGCACCTGCGTGATCCGTGGCTGCGTTCCGAAGAAGTTCATGGTCTATGCCAGCCGATACGGCAAGGACATCAGGAAGGCGGATGGCTATGGCTGGTCGACAGGAGACGTGTCCTACGATCACGCGAAGTTCGCGACGGCGATGCATGCCGAAGTCGATCGCCTTTCCGGCATCTATTTCCGAAACCTGAAGAATGCCGGAGTCGAGATTTTCGAGGACCGGGCCGAGTTTGTCGACCGGCATACGCTGCGCCTGAAAAACAGTGGCAAGACGATTACCGCCAGGAAGATCCTTGTCGCCGTGGGTGGTCGCCCGTGGCGCCCATCGGAACAGGAATTGCCGGGCGTGGAACATACGATCACGTCTGACGAAATCTTCCATCTCGACGGCTTGCCGAAACATCTGGTCATCGCCGGGGGCGGATACATTGCCGTTGAGTTCGCGCATGTCTTTGCCGGGCTGGGCGTGCCGACCTGCCTTGTCTATCGCGGCGAGGAAGTCCTGCGCGGGTTTGATGCCGATGTGCGGACGGAAGTTCATGAGGGCCTGAAAGAGGCGGGGGTGCAGGTGATCACCGGCACAGTGTTCGAGACAATCGAGAAACGCGACGGGGCGGACCTGCCCCTGCGCCTGACCCTGAAGAACGGCCACAGCCTGGACTGTGATGTGGTCATGATGGGGGTGGGGCGCCGTCCGAATACGGAAGGACTTGGCTGCGAGAATGCAGGCATCACGCTTGACGGGAAGGGCGCGATTCCAGTGGATGAATGGTCCCGGACAGAAGTCGACAATATCTGGGCCGTGGGAGATGTCACGGACCGCGTGGCGCTGACGCCGGTCGCGATCCGGGAGGGGCATGCCTTCGCGGAGACCGAATTCTATGACAAGCCCTGGCACTTCGATCACAGCGACATCCCGACCGCCGTTTTCACGCAGCCCGAAGTCGGCACAGTCGGCATGACGGAAGCGGATGCGCGCAAGGAATTCGGCGAGATCGATATCTACAAGACAAGGTTCCGGCCGATGAAGAACGCATTGAATGGCGATCAGTCCCGCACGCTGATGAAGCTCGTTGTCCGGGCATCCGACGAACGTGTTCTCGGCGTGCACATTGTCGGCGACGATGCGGCCGAGATGATCCAGATTGCCGGCATCGCGGTGAAGATGGGCGCCACCAAGCCGGACTTTGACCGGACCTGTGCGCTGCACCCTTCATCCGCCGAGGAGCTGGTCACCATGCGACAGAAATGGGTGCCCGACGTTCAGGCCGTTTAG
- the lpxK gene encoding tetraacyldisaccharide 4'-kinase, translated as MKPPYFWSAGLDPRSREAAPLTRALLTPLAALYTWGIRLKLARAEPPRASIPVICVGNLTVGGVGKTPIVQALRQHIDEKDLQAASLSRGYGGSEISPQKVYPDWHTADMCGDEPLLLAQTGESWIGRDRFAGVQLMSSNGVDVVVMDDGHQNPGVHKDLSLVVIDAAAPFGNGHVLPKGPLREPVTDGLARADAVILMGEGDVPQHVRRSGLPVLRARIVPAAPPPEGPLVAFAGIGRPQKFFDSLAASGGDVRDTVDFPDHHVFSKGDLTHLRRLAEDHGARLITTSKDHVRLQPGDRADILHFPVKAEFEDSHQLDALLNPILYPQDS; from the coding sequence ATGAAGCCACCCTATTTCTGGTCCGCCGGACTTGATCCGAGATCACGGGAAGCCGCCCCCCTGACCCGCGCCCTGCTCACGCCGCTGGCCGCCCTCTACACTTGGGGGATCCGGCTCAAGCTGGCGCGGGCCGAACCGCCGCGCGCCTCAATTCCGGTCATCTGTGTCGGCAACCTGACGGTCGGCGGCGTCGGCAAGACCCCCATTGTGCAAGCCCTTCGGCAACATATCGACGAGAAAGACCTGCAGGCCGCCAGCCTGTCGCGCGGCTATGGCGGCTCCGAGATCAGTCCCCAGAAAGTCTATCCGGACTGGCATACGGCAGATATGTGCGGCGACGAACCCCTGCTTCTCGCGCAGACGGGCGAAAGCTGGATCGGCCGGGACCGGTTTGCCGGGGTCCAGCTCATGTCCTCAAATGGCGTTGATGTGGTGGTCATGGATGATGGCCACCAGAATCCCGGCGTGCACAAGGATCTGTCACTGGTCGTCATTGATGCGGCCGCGCCCTTCGGCAATGGCCACGTCCTGCCAAAAGGCCCGCTGAGAGAGCCCGTCACAGACGGCCTGGCCCGGGCCGATGCAGTGATCCTGATGGGCGAAGGTGACGTGCCCCAGCATGTCCGGCGCAGCGGGCTGCCTGTCCTGCGTGCGCGGATCGTGCCCGCCGCGCCGCCGCCGGAAGGCCCGCTTGTGGCGTTTGCCGGCATCGGCCGGCCGCAGAAATTCTTTGACAGTCTCGCGGCCAGTGGCGGCGATGTGCGGGACACCGTCGACTTTCCCGATCATCATGTCTTCTCCAAGGGGGACCTCACCCACCTGCGGCGCCTCGCCGAAGATCATGGCGCCCGGCTGATCACCACCAGCAAGGACCATGTCAGGCTGCAGCCCGGCGATCGCGCGGACATTCTGCATTTCCCCGTCAAGGCCGAATTCGAAGACAGCCACCAGCTTGACGCCTTGCTCAACCCGATCCTCTATCCGCAGGACTCATGA
- a CDS encoding lysophospholipid acyltransferase family protein has product MKSLFRSKPMTILLGLLIWSWMALIARTVRWTVEGDEAAQAEWARHSGMVVAAWHSRIMVLPSGWHRLMRRWPGRIEGGAMLVSLSPDGEAVTRAIGHLGLHPVRGSAANKKKGKKDKGGVRAIAEAVRLLKSGTAVCITPDGPRGPAEIVSPGAIMIAQRASVPILPYALSVKSATRLSTWDRLIFPWPFTRGAIVFGPPLETRRDLDPVDLQAELQKRLDAATARADMLAGYDSGTMTDTTRQ; this is encoded by the coding sequence ATGAAATCCCTGTTCCGCTCCAAACCCATGACCATCCTGCTTGGCCTCCTGATCTGGAGCTGGATGGCGCTGATTGCCCGCACGGTCCGGTGGACGGTGGAGGGGGATGAGGCTGCCCAGGCCGAATGGGCCCGCCATTCCGGCATGGTGGTGGCAGCCTGGCATTCCCGCATCATGGTCCTGCCGAGCGGCTGGCACCGTCTGATGAGACGCTGGCCCGGCCGGATCGAGGGCGGGGCCATGCTGGTATCCCTGTCTCCGGACGGCGAAGCCGTGACCCGCGCCATCGGTCATCTCGGCCTGCACCCGGTCCGGGGGTCTGCCGCCAACAAGAAGAAGGGCAAGAAGGACAAGGGCGGCGTGCGCGCCATTGCCGAAGCTGTGCGCCTGCTCAAATCCGGCACTGCCGTCTGCATCACGCCCGACGGTCCGCGCGGGCCCGCAGAGATTGTCAGTCCCGGCGCCATCATGATCGCCCAGCGGGCCAGCGTGCCGATCCTGCCCTATGCCTTGTCGGTCAAATCGGCCACACGCCTGTCGACCTGGGACCGGTTGATCTTCCCCTGGCCCTTCACCCGCGGCGCCATCGTCTTCGGTCCGCCGCTCGAGACCAGACGCGACCTCGATCCGGTGGACTTGCAGGCGGAATTGCAAAAACGGCTTGATGCGGCCACAGCCAGGGCCGACATGCTGGCAGGCTATGATTCCGGGACGATGACGGACACCACACGGCAATGA